In a single window of the Bacillota bacterium genome:
- a CDS encoding CoB--CoM heterodisulfide reductase iron-sulfur subunit A family protein: MKRIGVFICWCGSNIGGVVDVPGVVAEIAGMSGVLCSTDYKYMCSEPGQDKIIKAIKDDHLDRIVVASCSPRLHEATFRKVLERAGLNPYMLEMANIREHCSWVHASDKEAATQKAIALIKRAVAKVSQLEPLFASHIPVTKRTLVVGGGIAGMQAALDIADAGQEVLLLEREPTIGGKMAMLDKTFPTLDCSAUISTPKMVAAAQHPQIKLLTYCELDEVNGYIGNFTVSIRQKSRYVDHDKCTGCGTCWEKCPSKITSEYDQGLGTRKAIYVNFPQAVPNKPVIDAANCRMLNSGKCGICQKVCPTQAVDFEQGDSIFAESVGAIVVATGFDLLAWDKVYGEYGYGKYPDVITGLQFERMSNASGPTGGKIVRPSDGREPKNVVFIKCVGSRDESKGKEYCSRTCCMYTAKHAHQVLEKIPDSQAFVFFMDIRTPGKAYEEFYQRSVQEGAQYIRGRVSKIYLKGNQLIVKAADTLLGRPVEVEADMVVLATAMIPSEGYAELAQTVGITADKDGFFQEAHPKLRPVETNTAGVFLAGNCQGPKDIPDTVAQAGSAASKVLALMSRDELSMDPMISNIDEEFCSGCLSCQAVCPYRAIEPETVTYRQGGQTMERTVAAVNSGLCQGCGACTVVCRSGAANLKGFSNEQLLAEVNAICR; this comes from the coding sequence ATGAAAAGAATAGGAGTTTTCATCTGCTGGTGCGGCTCGAATATCGGCGGTGTGGTCGATGTACCCGGGGTTGTCGCTGAAATAGCAGGGATGTCCGGGGTTTTATGCAGCACCGATTATAAATATATGTGCTCGGAGCCCGGCCAGGATAAGATTATTAAGGCTATTAAGGATGACCATCTGGACCGCATTGTGGTGGCATCATGCTCACCGCGCTTACACGAAGCCACTTTCCGCAAAGTATTGGAACGGGCGGGACTAAACCCGTACATGCTGGAAATGGCCAACATCCGGGAGCATTGTTCTTGGGTACATGCAAGCGATAAGGAAGCAGCCACCCAGAAGGCCATTGCTCTGATAAAAAGGGCCGTGGCCAAGGTATCACAACTAGAGCCCCTGTTTGCCTCCCATATACCTGTAACCAAAAGGACACTGGTAGTAGGAGGGGGCATTGCAGGCATGCAGGCCGCCCTTGATATTGCTGATGCAGGACAAGAAGTATTGCTGCTGGAAAGAGAGCCTACCATAGGCGGGAAAATGGCCATGCTGGATAAAACCTTTCCCACCCTGGACTGCTCGGCCTGAATAAGCACGCCTAAAATGGTTGCTGCGGCGCAGCATCCTCAAATTAAACTGCTAACCTATTGTGAATTGGACGAAGTTAATGGCTATATAGGAAATTTTACGGTAAGCATCCGGCAAAAATCCCGCTATGTAGATCACGATAAATGTACCGGATGTGGTACCTGCTGGGAAAAATGTCCTTCGAAAATTACCAGCGAATACGATCAGGGCCTGGGCACCCGTAAGGCCATATACGTTAACTTTCCCCAGGCAGTGCCCAATAAGCCGGTGATTGATGCCGCAAACTGCCGTATGCTAAACTCCGGCAAGTGTGGTATTTGTCAGAAGGTTTGCCCCACACAAGCGGTGGACTTTGAACAGGGAGACAGCATATTTGCGGAATCGGTGGGGGCCATAGTGGTGGCCACAGGGTTTGACCTTTTGGCGTGGGATAAGGTTTATGGTGAATACGGGTACGGCAAGTACCCGGATGTGATTACCGGCCTACAATTCGAGCGTATGTCCAATGCCTCAGGTCCTACCGGCGGTAAAATAGTAAGGCCTTCCGACGGAAGGGAACCCAAAAATGTGGTGTTTATAAAATGCGTGGGATCAAGGGATGAATCCAAGGGGAAAGAGTATTGTTCCAGAACTTGCTGCATGTACACGGCCAAACACGCCCACCAGGTTTTGGAAAAGATCCCTGATTCTCAGGCCTTTGTTTTCTTCATGGACATTAGAACTCCCGGGAAAGCCTACGAGGAATTCTACCAGCGCTCTGTTCAGGAAGGCGCACAATATATAAGGGGGCGGGTTTCTAAAATTTACCTTAAGGGTAATCAGCTGATAGTAAAGGCTGCCGACACCCTCTTGGGCCGCCCCGTGGAAGTAGAGGCCGACATGGTGGTACTGGCAACTGCCATGATACCCAGCGAAGGTTACGCAGAACTGGCCCAAACGGTGGGCATCACTGCTGACAAAGACGGCTTTTTCCAGGAAGCCCATCCCAAGCTTAGGCCGGTGGAAACCAATACCGCAGGGGTATTCCTAGCAGGAAATTGCCAGGGGCCCAAGGATATTCCCGACACTGTTGCCCAGGCCGGCAGTGCCGCCTCAAAGGTCTTAGCACTCATGTCCCGGGATGAATTATCAATGGACCCCATGATTTCCAACATTGATGAAGAATTCTGTTCCGGCTGTCTCAGCTGCCAGGCTGTATGCCCCTACCGGGCCATAGAGCCTGAGACGGTAACCTACAGGCAGGGGGGGCAAACTATGGAACGCACCGTGGCCGCAGTGAACAGCGGTCTCTGTCAGGGGTGCGGTGCTTGTACCGTGGTTTGTCGTTCCGGTGCAGCAAATCTGAAGGGATTTAGTAACGAACAATTGCTTGCCGAGGTGAATGCAATATGTCGATAA
- a CDS encoding heterodisulfide reductase subunit B gives MKYSYYPGCCHHTSAKEYDISSRVVCDTLGIQLTDVPDWSCCGSTAAHSTSHLLATSLAARNLSLAEKEGEDVVASCAACYQRLAMADHHLKTNKDLLQEVNQILDRPYGSSIKVRSMLDVIYSAKSTLAAGVKKPLQGLKVAAYYGCLLVRPLSVRVDDAEYPQTMDELLETAGAQAVEWGFKTECCGASLAISNEDIVLELVFKILEAARDAGANCIVTACPLCHFNLDVRQEKLNKSRGKSFNLPVFYFTQLIGLSLGIDQRDLSLGTHFLDPSRLIKTFDSFNGGDRV, from the coding sequence ATGAAATATTCATATTACCCCGGATGCTGCCACCATACCAGTGCCAAGGAGTACGATATATCATCCAGAGTGGTATGTGATACCTTGGGCATCCAGTTAACTGACGTACCGGATTGGAGTTGCTGCGGCTCAACCGCGGCTCACAGCACCAGTCACTTGTTAGCCACGTCTTTAGCGGCCAGAAACCTGTCCCTGGCAGAAAAGGAGGGTGAGGACGTTGTAGCCTCCTGTGCCGCCTGCTACCAGCGTCTGGCCATGGCCGACCACCATCTAAAAACAAATAAAGACCTTCTACAAGAGGTCAACCAGATACTTGACCGGCCTTACGGGAGCAGTATAAAGGTACGGTCCATGCTGGACGTCATTTACAGCGCCAAGTCCACTTTGGCGGCCGGCGTAAAAAAACCGCTGCAAGGTTTAAAGGTGGCTGCTTATTACGGCTGTCTTTTGGTCAGACCCCTTTCCGTTAGGGTAGATGACGCGGAATACCCGCAGACAATGGATGAGCTTTTGGAAACGGCCGGGGCCCAGGCTGTGGAATGGGGATTTAAAACCGAGTGCTGTGGGGCTTCTTTGGCTATTTCTAACGAAGATATAGTTTTAGAGCTGGTTTTCAAAATACTGGAGGCGGCCCGGGACGCCGGTGCCAATTGTATCGTAACTGCCTGCCCCCTATGTCACTTTAACCTAGATGTACGGCAGGAAAAACTGAATAAATCCAGGGGAAAGAGTTTTAACTTGCCCGTGTTTTACTTTACTCAGTTAATTGGACTAAGTTTGGGAATTGACCAGCGGGACCTCAGCCTGGGTACACACTTTCTAGATCCCTCCAGGCTGATCAAAACATTCGATAGTTTTAACGGGGGCGATAGGGTATGA
- a CDS encoding heterodisulfide reductase subunit C, whose protein sequence is MQTINVTDVIRKNSTFISMINRDSGQDVKKCYQCGKCSAGCPLAPFMDVLPNQVIRKVQLGMRDEVLNCESIWLCAYCSTCSVRCPRNIELAEVMDSLRILAQRDNIRPKGRAKKVSIFNKGFLRSLKKYGRLHEFTTMLGFNIKSGKPFNNAETGLFMLTNGKLKLSVSSPRGMDEIGRIFEKTEELGEKRP, encoded by the coding sequence ATGCAGACAATTAATGTTACCGACGTTATCAGGAAAAACAGCACTTTTATCTCCATGATTAATAGGGATAGCGGCCAGGACGTAAAAAAGTGCTATCAGTGCGGAAAGTGTTCGGCAGGATGCCCGCTTGCACCGTTTATGGATGTTTTACCTAACCAGGTAATTAGAAAGGTGCAGCTGGGCATGAGGGATGAAGTTCTTAATTGTGAATCTATCTGGTTATGTGCCTATTGCTCAACATGTTCAGTTCGCTGTCCACGCAACATTGAGCTGGCTGAAGTAATGGATTCTTTGCGTATACTGGCTCAAAGAGATAATATACGCCCCAAAGGCAGGGCTAAAAAAGTTTCAATATTTAACAAAGGCTTTTTAAGGTCACTGAAAAAGTACGGGCGCTTACACGAATTCACCACTATGCTGGGATTTAACATCAAGAGCGGAAAACCCTTTAATAATGCGGAAACCGGTCTCTTCATGCTTACCAATGGAAAACTAAAACTGTCAGTATCATCACCCCGGGGAATGGATGAGATTGGTCGTATTTTTGAAAAGACCGAGGAACTGGGGGAAAAAAGGCCATGA
- the fdhD gene encoding formate dehydrogenase accessory sulfurtransferase FdhD, which produces MKQVEKINLIKMDDSQHYGTEDIVIKEAAYTLFVNNEEVVTQLCSPSNIEELATGFLCAEGFLSRRDDLLGLTVNHQDGLIWAETSSPRPTGFLQRSITSCCGRGRASFYFRNDTDNIGPVQGEIKVSAEQLRSLGHKMEASGELFRTTGGTHGAALCLPGNIICFFEDVGRHNAVDKIFGYCLLNDIARHDKLLVFTGRVSSEILLKVARMNIPLLASRSAPTHLALQLARELKVTVVGFMRKGRMNIYTYPERVV; this is translated from the coding sequence ATGAAACAAGTAGAAAAAATTAACCTGATAAAAATGGATGATTCCCAACATTATGGCACAGAAGATATTGTTATCAAGGAAGCAGCTTATACGCTTTTTGTTAATAATGAAGAAGTGGTAACGCAGCTTTGTTCTCCATCTAATATAGAAGAACTGGCCACGGGATTCCTCTGTGCCGAAGGATTCCTTTCGCGACGGGACGACCTGCTGGGCCTGACTGTAAACCACCAGGACGGGCTGATCTGGGCAGAAACCTCATCTCCTCGCCCAACGGGATTTTTACAACGTTCCATCACGTCCTGCTGCGGGCGGGGGAGAGCTTCTTTTTACTTCCGTAATGATACCGATAATATAGGTCCGGTGCAAGGAGAAATTAAGGTTTCGGCTGAACAGCTCAGGTCTCTGGGTCATAAAATGGAAGCAAGCGGTGAGCTTTTTCGAACCACCGGAGGCACTCATGGCGCGGCCCTGTGCCTGCCGGGCAATATTATTTGCTTTTTTGAGGATGTAGGCAGACATAATGCCGTGGACAAGATATTTGGGTACTGTCTATTAAACGATATAGCCAGGCATGATAAACTACTGGTGTTCACCGGCCGGGTATCGTCAGAAATTCTGCTCAAGGTAGCCCGCATGAACATACCCCTTCTTGCTTCCCGCTCAGCTCCCACTCACCTGGCTCTGCAATTAGCCCGGGAACTTAAGGTTACCGTGGTAGGTTTTATGAGAAAAGGCCGTATGAATATTTATACTTACCCGGAAAGAGTTGTTTGA
- a CDS encoding molybdopterin adenylyltransferase, with the protein MYRVGIITMSDKGSRGEREDKSAGAIREVIGSQGWEVTSYRIIPDDLDTIQETLINYCDQECLDLVLTTGGTGLGPRDNTPEATLGVIERVVPGIAEVMRMESLQKTSRAMLSRAVAGIRHRTLIINLPGSPKAVKECLEAIMPALPHGLEILTGRGGECAR; encoded by the coding sequence TTGTATCGAGTGGGTATTATTACCATGAGTGACAAGGGATCGCGGGGAGAACGGGAGGACAAAAGTGCCGGCGCTATAAGGGAAGTGATTGGGAGTCAGGGGTGGGAAGTGACATCCTACCGCATTATTCCGGATGATTTGGATACCATCCAGGAAACCTTGATTAATTACTGTGACCAGGAATGTCTAGATTTAGTTTTGACCACCGGTGGCACAGGCCTGGGCCCCAGAGATAATACTCCAGAGGCTACATTGGGAGTTATAGAGCGGGTGGTTCCCGGCATTGCCGAGGTGATGCGGATGGAAAGTTTGCAAAAGACCTCCCGGGCTATGTTGAGCCGGGCGGTAGCAGGTATACGCCACCGCACATTAATTATTAATCTTCCCGGTAGTCCTAAAGCGGTAAAGGAATGTTTGGAAGCAATTATGCCCGCGCTGCCCCATGGTCTGGAAATACTCACCGGGCGAGGAGGTGAATGTGCTCGTTAA
- a CDS encoding co-chaperone GroES — MIRPLGDRLVVKPTPTEEKTKSGIVLPDTAKEKPQEGEVVAVGSGRVLDSGQRVPMDVKVGEKILFSKYAGNEIKINEEEYLILREMDVLGVVE, encoded by the coding sequence ATGATTAGACCTTTGGGCGATCGGTTAGTGGTTAAGCCCACACCCACTGAAGAAAAAACTAAGAGCGGTATTGTTTTGCCGGATACTGCTAAAGAAAAACCGCAGGAGGGTGAAGTAGTGGCAGTAGGCTCCGGCCGTGTCCTGGACAGTGGTCAGCGCGTACCCATGGATGTTAAAGTCGGTGAAAAGATTTTATTTTCTAAGTATGCAGGTAACGAAATTAAAATCAACGAGGAAGAGTATTTAATTCTTCGCGAAATGGACGTACTTGGTGTAGTCGAGTAA
- the groL gene encoding chaperonin GroEL produces the protein MAGKEIIFREQARRALQRGVDSLAEAVKVTLGPKGRNVVLEKKFGSPTITNDGVTIAREIELEDPFENMGAQLVKEVATKTNDVAGDGTTTATLLAQAIVREGSRNVAAGANPMIMKKGIMKAVEKAVEAIKDKAVQVESKEAIAQVASISANDDSIGELISDAMEKVGKDGVITVEESKGIGTTLEVVEGMNFDRGYISPYMITDTDKMEADLDDPYILITDKKVTNVQDILPLLEKVVQQGKPLLLIAEDVEGEALATLVLNKLRGTFTCVGVKAPGFGDRRKAMLQDIAILTGGTVITEEVGLKLDKADMSMLGRASKVRVKKEETVVVGGQGNADDINARVGQIKKQIEETTSDFDREKLQERLAKLAGGVAVVQVGAATETELKEKKLRIEDALNATRAAVEEGIVSGGGVAYVQAVQALNGLSHDTMDEKVGIDIIYRALEEPLRQIATNAGMEGSVIVEKVKGLEPGWGFNALNGEYVNMVDAGIVDPTKVTRSALQNAASIAAMMLTTETLIADKEDENEGGAGGGMPGMGGMGGMGGMGGMM, from the coding sequence ATGGCAGGTAAAGAAATTATTTTCCGTGAACAAGCACGCAGAGCCTTGCAAAGAGGCGTAGACTCCTTGGCCGAAGCCGTAAAGGTTACTTTGGGGCCCAAGGGTCGCAATGTTGTTTTAGAGAAGAAATTTGGTTCTCCTACGATTACTAACGACGGCGTAACCATCGCCCGTGAAATAGAGTTGGAAGATCCATTTGAAAATATGGGTGCCCAGTTGGTAAAAGAAGTTGCCACTAAGACTAATGATGTGGCCGGTGACGGAACCACCACCGCTACTCTGCTGGCTCAAGCCATCGTACGCGAAGGTTCCAGAAACGTCGCCGCCGGTGCCAACCCCATGATTATGAAGAAGGGTATTATGAAGGCTGTAGAAAAAGCTGTGGAAGCCATCAAGGATAAAGCAGTTCAGGTAGAAAGCAAGGAAGCTATTGCCCAGGTGGCATCTATCTCGGCCAATGATGATTCTATCGGTGAGCTTATTTCCGATGCTATGGAAAAAGTAGGTAAAGACGGGGTTATCACCGTAGAAGAGTCCAAGGGTATCGGTACAACCCTGGAAGTTGTTGAAGGTATGAACTTCGACCGCGGTTATATTTCTCCTTACATGATTACCGATACTGATAAAATGGAAGCAGACCTGGATGATCCCTACATATTGATCACCGATAAAAAGGTGACCAATGTACAGGACATCCTGCCGCTCCTGGAAAAAGTGGTACAACAGGGCAAGCCTTTACTGCTCATCGCAGAGGATGTAGAAGGTGAAGCTCTGGCTACACTGGTTCTTAACAAACTGCGTGGCACATTTACCTGCGTAGGTGTTAAGGCTCCCGGATTCGGTGACCGCCGTAAGGCAATGCTGCAGGATATCGCTATCCTGACCGGTGGTACTGTAATCACTGAAGAAGTTGGCCTGAAGTTGGACAAAGCAGATATGTCCATGCTTGGCCGGGCTTCCAAGGTTCGCGTTAAGAAAGAAGAGACTGTTGTTGTCGGCGGTCAGGGTAATGCCGATGATATTAATGCCCGTGTGGGACAAATCAAGAAACAAATTGAAGAAACCACATCGGACTTTGATCGTGAAAAGCTGCAGGAACGTCTTGCCAAGTTGGCCGGTGGCGTAGCTGTAGTCCAGGTAGGTGCTGCTACCGAAACAGAACTGAAAGAGAAAAAGCTGCGTATTGAAGACGCACTAAATGCCACCAGGGCTGCCGTGGAAGAAGGCATTGTCTCCGGTGGTGGCGTGGCCTACGTACAGGCTGTTCAGGCTTTGAATGGTCTGAGTCATGACACAATGGATGAAAAAGTGGGTATCGATATTATCTATCGCGCCCTGGAAGAGCCTCTGCGCCAGATTGCTACCAATGCCGGTATGGAAGGCTCTGTAATAGTAGAAAAGGTAAAAGGCCTGGAGCCTGGCTGGGGATTCAATGCTCTTAACGGTGAATACGTAAATATGGTAGACGCCGGTATTGTTGACCCCACTAAGGTAACCCGCTCTGCTCTGCAAAATGCAGCCAGCATTGCAGCCATGATGCTCACCACCGAAACTCTGATTGCTGATAAGGAAGATGAGAATGAAGGCGGCGCCGGTGGCGGCATGCCCGGTATGGGCGGCATGGGCGGCATGGGTGGAATGGGTGGCATGATGTAG
- the cysK gene encoding cysteine synthase A, translating into MLTPLPGSGKLRSIKEAVSVYDNLTDLMGSTPLLKLKRISEGLPGIVAAKLEYFNPGGSVKDRVGYAMIKDAEEKGILTSRSVVIEPTSGNTGIGLAVVCAVRGYRLILTMPETMSEERRNLLKAYGAEVVLTPGNKGIPGAIEKAKELASEIPNAFLAGQFENEANPQIHRKTTGREIWEDTGGRVDIFVAGVGTGGTVTGVGRFLREKNPSVKIVAVEPEKSAVLSGEQPGPHGLQGIGAGFVPKVLAAELLDEIVKVSEQSAIDAARRLAREEGLLVGISSGAALHAALEIAGREENRDRLVVVLLPDTGERYLSTDLFKA; encoded by the coding sequence ATGTTGACACCCTTACCGGGTAGTGGTAAATTAAGAAGTATTAAGGAGGCTGTTAGCGTGTATGACAACCTGACGGACTTAATGGGTTCTACTCCTTTATTAAAATTAAAACGTATATCCGAGGGTTTGCCGGGAATAGTTGCTGCCAAGTTAGAATACTTTAATCCCGGTGGGAGTGTAAAAGACCGGGTTGGCTATGCAATGATCAAGGATGCGGAAGAGAAGGGAATTTTAACTTCCCGGAGTGTAGTTATTGAACCCACCAGCGGCAATACAGGTATAGGTCTGGCGGTGGTTTGTGCGGTACGCGGGTACCGCCTTATTTTGACTATGCCCGAGACCATGAGCGAGGAACGCCGCAACCTTTTAAAGGCCTACGGTGCTGAAGTGGTGTTGACACCTGGAAATAAAGGCATCCCGGGTGCCATTGAGAAGGCGAAAGAATTAGCTTCCGAAATTCCCAACGCTTTCCTTGCAGGCCAGTTTGAAAATGAGGCGAACCCGCAGATACACAGGAAGACCACAGGTAGGGAGATTTGGGAAGACACCGGCGGCAGGGTAGACATTTTCGTAGCCGGGGTGGGTACCGGCGGGACGGTTACGGGGGTAGGCAGGTTTCTCCGGGAAAAGAACCCTTCGGTGAAAATTGTTGCGGTGGAGCCCGAAAAATCGGCAGTTTTATCCGGAGAGCAACCTGGCCCGCACGGACTGCAGGGGATAGGTGCGGGATTTGTTCCGAAAGTACTTGCTGCGGAATTATTGGATGAAATCGTAAAGGTATCAGAACAGTCCGCAATAGATGCTGCCCGCCGTCTGGCCAGGGAAGAAGGTCTTTTGGTGGGAATATCTTCCGGAGCAGCCCTGCATGCAGCGTTAGAAATTGCGGGTAGGGAGGAAAACAGGGATAGGCTTGTGGTGGTACTGCTGCCGGATACCGGAGAGCGCTATCTGTCCACGGACTTGTTTAAAGCGTAA
- a CDS encoding DMT family transporter — protein MRNERRPSLPIKQKTDQPIINPYLAVLLGVTGAGFSSIFTKLAEAPPLIIAFYRLSFTVLILAPFTFARGTGELRQMGKKDIILASFSGIMLALHFAVWIASLNYTSIASSTVLVTMHPLFVITGGYVFYREGIRPIGLAGACLAVVGSVIIGVSDFQVGGQALYGDLLAFSGAIFVAGYVLIGRGLRTHLSLLPYIFVVYGMASLVLFLSALLLGNRLGPYPAWTWIYFLALALVPTIGGHTVFNWALKYVKAAVVSVTILGEPIGATVLAYLIFHQVPTALQLLGGSIIIAGLAIFIWSSRGEGKVVESCVQKKFT, from the coding sequence CTGCGCAATGAGAGGAGGCCGTCATTGCCTATTAAGCAAAAGACAGATCAACCAATTATAAACCCATACCTTGCAGTGTTATTGGGCGTCACGGGAGCAGGTTTTTCCTCAATTTTTACCAAGTTGGCTGAAGCCCCGCCGTTAATCATAGCCTTTTACCGCTTGAGTTTTACGGTACTGATACTGGCACCGTTTACTTTTGCCCGGGGTACCGGTGAACTGCGTCAAATGGGCAAGAAAGATATTATACTGGCCTCTTTCTCCGGAATTATGTTGGCCCTTCATTTTGCCGTATGGATTGCTTCTTTGAACTACACTTCCATTGCCAGTTCAACCGTGTTGGTAACCATGCACCCGCTCTTTGTCATTACAGGCGGTTATGTTTTTTATCGAGAAGGCATTCGGCCTATCGGTCTCGCGGGTGCCTGTTTGGCCGTAGTGGGAAGTGTTATTATAGGTGTAAGTGATTTTCAGGTAGGGGGGCAGGCCTTGTACGGTGATCTGCTGGCCTTTTCCGGCGCAATTTTTGTTGCAGGATATGTGTTGATTGGCAGAGGTCTAAGAACTCATCTATCATTGTTGCCTTACATATTTGTGGTTTATGGGATGGCTAGTTTAGTTTTATTTTTGTCTGCCCTGCTGCTGGGAAACCGGCTTGGACCTTACCCGGCCTGGACCTGGATCTACTTTTTGGCCCTGGCACTGGTGCCTACCATAGGTGGGCACACCGTATTTAACTGGGCACTTAAATATGTTAAGGCCGCGGTAGTTTCTGTCACCATTCTAGGTGAGCCCATTGGGGCCACGGTACTGGCCTATCTAATTTTCCACCAGGTGCCTACTGCATTACAACTGCTGGGAGGAAGTATTATTATTGCCGGACTGGCCATATTCATTTGGTCTTCCCGGGGGGAGGGTAAAGTAGTAGAGTCATGTGTGCAAAAAAAGTTTACGTAG